A single region of the Arthrobacter sp. V1I7 genome encodes:
- a CDS encoding NINE protein, which produces MNIHSPGARHAALIAIGTTCGIAWAAGFRAYMVELAGPASTFGWWGTFGALVLPGAVVGGLLGWAEALRRDGGRRGWRWLALAPLVVAIAPLLMPGAIITLLTEGLGGGAIAVALIAVGGGYGLSRRGPCWARLLCGLASAALLAALAMAGPGIAGPRLALTEPRGAWVALLLTSFLVVLALASSIPHRPSLQPQNQCRDEAGSVTVTGLDGRQRRLRTSRQHLPSTSPPDPPQYQTPVQYQQNPGQPQASQHSYQGQQDQAYPPAPQQQYQQTPMATPAYGYQQPKSRLVAGLLGIFLGGLGIHRFYLGYTTMGIVQILLTVLVSCA; this is translated from the coding sequence GTGAACATCCACTCCCCCGGAGCCCGGCATGCGGCGCTCATAGCGATCGGCACGACCTGCGGGATTGCCTGGGCCGCGGGTTTCCGTGCCTACATGGTGGAGCTTGCGGGCCCTGCATCCACGTTCGGCTGGTGGGGGACGTTCGGCGCGCTCGTCCTGCCTGGAGCCGTTGTGGGCGGATTGCTGGGCTGGGCGGAAGCACTCCGGCGCGACGGCGGTCGGCGGGGGTGGCGCTGGCTCGCGCTTGCACCGCTCGTGGTCGCCATCGCCCCGCTGCTCATGCCCGGTGCGATCATCACCCTTCTCACGGAAGGCCTCGGCGGTGGGGCGATCGCCGTCGCCCTGATTGCGGTCGGCGGGGGCTACGGCCTGTCCCGCCGGGGCCCGTGTTGGGCCAGGCTGCTCTGCGGCCTGGCCAGCGCAGCCCTCCTCGCCGCACTCGCCATGGCCGGGCCCGGAATCGCTGGCCCTCGGCTCGCCCTTACGGAACCGCGCGGCGCCTGGGTGGCCCTCTTGCTCACGTCGTTCCTCGTTGTGCTTGCCCTCGCCTCGTCGATCCCCCACCGGCCATCCCTGCAGCCACAAAACCAGTGTAGGGACGAGGCCGGATCGGTGACTGTGACAGGTTTGGATGGCCGGCAACGCCGCCTCCGTACCAGCCGGCAGCACCTGCCCAGTACGTCCCCGCCAGATCCGCCGCAGTACCAGACTCCGGTCCAGTACCAGCAGAACCCCGGCCAGCCGCAAGCGTCACAGCACTCGTATCAGGGCCAGCAGGACCAGGCTTACCCGCCCGCTCCCCAGCAGCAGTACCAGCAGACCCCGATGGCGACTCCGGCCTACGGCTACCAGCAACCGAAGTCCAGGCTTGTCGCCGGGCTCTTGGGTATCTTCCTGGGTGGCCTCGGCATCCACCGCTTCTACCTGGGGTATACCACCATGGGCATTGTCCAGATTCTCCTCACGGTCCTAGTGTCCTGCGCCTGA
- a CDS encoding IS630 family transposase, with translation MANVGRPKALLDLSAEERGTLERWARRRNSSQALATRSRIVLASAEGLTNVAVAARCGVEPHTVAKWRRRFLEHRLDGLVDDPRPGRPASITADQVEDVVVATLESTPANATHWSRAKMAERSGLSKSTIGRIWRTFELKPHRADGFKLSNDPLFVEKVYDVVGLYLNPPESAVVLSVDEKSQVQALARSQPAFPMMPGMPEKRTHDYVRHGTTTLFAALNTADGSVISSLHRRHRAAEFRKFLAKIDTQVPEGLDVHLICDNYQTHKTPTVKTWLENHPRFHMHFTPTYSSWLNQVERFFGFVTEDLLRRSDHRSVQALEADIRKWVSEWNTNPIPFTWTKTAEQILESLGRLLKRISGAGH, from the coding sequence ATGGCGAATGTCGGGCGGCCGAAGGCCTTGCTGGATCTGTCGGCTGAAGAACGCGGGACGCTGGAGCGGTGGGCCCGGAGACGGAACTCATCCCAGGCGTTGGCGACACGGTCGAGGATCGTGCTGGCCAGCGCCGAGGGTCTGACGAACGTGGCTGTCGCAGCCCGGTGCGGTGTCGAGCCGCATACTGTGGCGAAGTGGCGGCGCCGGTTCCTGGAGCACCGGCTGGACGGACTGGTCGACGATCCCAGGCCCGGACGGCCGGCCTCGATCACCGCCGACCAGGTCGAGGACGTGGTCGTTGCGACGCTCGAATCCACGCCGGCGAACGCCACGCACTGGTCGAGGGCGAAGATGGCCGAACGCTCCGGGCTCTCGAAGTCCACGATCGGACGGATCTGGCGGACCTTCGAACTCAAGCCCCACCGCGCCGACGGCTTCAAGCTCTCCAACGATCCCTTGTTCGTCGAGAAGGTCTACGACGTGGTCGGTCTCTATCTGAATCCCCCGGAATCGGCGGTCGTGCTCAGTGTGGACGAGAAGTCCCAGGTCCAGGCGCTGGCCCGGTCCCAGCCTGCGTTCCCCATGATGCCCGGCATGCCGGAGAAGCGGACCCACGACTATGTCCGGCACGGGACCACCACCCTGTTCGCCGCCCTGAACACCGCGGACGGGTCAGTGATCTCCAGCCTGCACCGCAGGCACCGGGCCGCCGAGTTCAGGAAGTTCCTGGCCAAGATCGACACCCAGGTCCCCGAGGGCCTGGACGTCCATCTCATCTGCGACAACTACCAGACCCACAAGACCCCGACCGTGAAGACATGGCTTGAGAATCACCCGCGTTTCCACATGCATTTCACCCCGACCTACTCCTCCTGGCTCAACCAGGTCGAGCGGTTCTTCGGATTCGTCACCGAGGACCTGCTGCGCCGCAGTGACCACCGCAGCGTCCAGGCCCTCGAAGCGGACATCCGCAAATGGGTCAGCGAATGGAACACCAACCCCATACCCTTCACCTGGACAAAGACCGCGGAACAGATCCTCGAATCCCTCGGGCGACTTCTGAAGCGAATTTCAGGCGCAGGACACTAG
- a CDS encoding SDR family oxidoreductase, translated as MTDQEVWFITGAARGMGIDIARAALNAGHAVVGTARDAQRVTEALGEHENLLAVSLDITDETAARTAVDAAVERFGRIDRLVNNAGNFYAGFFEVISPEQFRQQMETNFFGPLNVTRAVLPIMRAQRSGHVITFSSTAGLTGQEFVAAYCASKFATEGWMESLRFDLEPYGINTTIVEPGFFRTELLVEGASTIWPELSIDDYDQRTQGTIEAWKGMNGKQGGDPAKLAAALITITAQDQPPLRFLAGADAVQTAEDKAHLLLEQANAYRKLSSSLAHDDVLTGQ; from the coding sequence ATGACTGATCAGGAAGTTTGGTTCATCACCGGCGCTGCCCGCGGAATGGGCATCGATATCGCCCGCGCCGCCCTGAACGCCGGCCATGCCGTCGTCGGCACCGCCCGCGACGCACAACGCGTTACTGAGGCTCTGGGCGAGCACGAGAACCTGCTCGCCGTATCCCTGGACATCACCGATGAAACCGCGGCAAGGACAGCCGTCGATGCGGCCGTGGAACGGTTCGGCCGTATCGACAGGCTCGTGAACAACGCCGGGAACTTCTACGCCGGGTTCTTCGAAGTCATCAGCCCTGAGCAGTTCCGGCAGCAGATGGAAACGAACTTCTTCGGGCCCCTGAACGTCACCCGGGCTGTGCTGCCGATCATGCGCGCCCAGCGCAGCGGCCATGTCATCACCTTCAGCTCCACGGCCGGGCTCACCGGCCAGGAGTTCGTCGCCGCGTACTGCGCCTCAAAGTTCGCAACCGAGGGCTGGATGGAATCCCTGCGCTTCGATCTGGAGCCCTACGGCATCAACACCACCATCGTCGAACCGGGCTTCTTCCGCACCGAACTGCTCGTCGAAGGCGCCTCCACGATCTGGCCCGAACTCTCCATCGATGACTACGACCAGCGCACCCAGGGCACCATCGAGGCCTGGAAGGGCATGAACGGCAAGCAGGGTGGGGACCCGGCAAAGCTCGCAGCCGCGCTCATCACGATCACCGCCCAGGACCAGCCGCCGCTGCGCTTCCTCGCCGGCGCCGACGCCGTCCAGACCGCAGAAGACAAGGCACACCTGCTCCTCGAGCAGGCTAACGCCTACCGCAAACTGTCCTCCTCCCTGGCCCACGACGACGTCCTGACCGGCCAGTAA
- a CDS encoding helix-turn-helix transcriptional regulator: MNSANEIREFLITRRARITPEQAGLPVFGHRRRRVNGLRREEVALLAGMSTEYYIRLERGNAKGVSESVLEGISQALHLDDAERAHLYDLVRAANEGAQPQRRRGPARAQQVRPGVQRMIDAMTALPTIVQNERLDILASNQLGRAFYSEMYVQPQRPANFGRFLFLDPRSRGFYRNWDDAARQTVALLRSAAGRAPYDRILSDLIGELATRSDDFRTLWAAHDVRLHHSGSKQVHHPVVGDLDLTFEGMEVATDKGLSILAYTAEPGSTSHDSLQLLAHWAATNNQTTQHQTPEASTTTTAADNTERS, encoded by the coding sequence ATGAACAGCGCCAACGAGATCCGCGAATTCCTGATTACCCGGCGGGCCAGGATCACACCGGAACAGGCAGGCCTGCCCGTCTTCGGTCACCGCCGCCGTCGCGTGAATGGCCTGCGCCGCGAAGAGGTTGCCCTGCTGGCGGGGATGAGCACCGAGTACTACATCCGACTCGAGCGGGGCAACGCCAAAGGCGTCTCGGAATCAGTCCTGGAGGGCATCAGCCAGGCGTTGCACCTTGACGACGCCGAGCGGGCCCACCTCTACGACCTGGTGCGTGCTGCCAACGAAGGCGCGCAGCCGCAGCGCCGACGCGGTCCCGCTCGGGCGCAGCAGGTACGGCCCGGCGTGCAGAGGATGATCGACGCGATGACCGCCCTGCCCACCATCGTGCAGAACGAACGGCTGGACATCCTCGCCTCGAACCAACTCGGGAGGGCGTTCTACTCCGAGATGTACGTCCAGCCGCAAAGACCAGCGAACTTCGGGCGCTTCCTCTTCCTCGACCCCCGCTCCAGGGGTTTCTACCGGAACTGGGACGACGCCGCCCGGCAAACAGTTGCGCTCCTGCGCAGCGCCGCAGGCCGGGCACCCTACGACCGGATCCTCAGCGACCTCATCGGAGAGCTGGCCACCCGCAGCGACGACTTCCGCACCCTCTGGGCAGCCCACGACGTACGGCTCCACCACTCCGGATCAAAACAAGTTCACCACCCGGTCGTCGGGGACCTTGACCTGACCTTCGAAGGAATGGAAGTAGCCACCGACAAAGGCCTGTCCATCCTCGCCTACACCGCCGAGCCTGGCTCCACCTCCCACGACAGCCTCCAACTACTCGCCCACTGGGCCGCCACCAACAACCAAACAACCCAGCACCAAACACCCGAGGCCAGCACAACAACCACAGCCGCCGACAACACCGAACGAAGCTGA
- a CDS encoding DUF4386 domain-containing protein, which produces MNATRRAAVVTGVFFLLTEISAIGGMILYGPLLAGTDYIVSTGTDTNVLLGAMFEIVLVISNVGTAIAVYPIVRRHSESLALGYLGARLLESAIIVVGIISLLTVVTLKQDLAGTSDADPATLVTVGRSLLAIHEWTFLFGPNFALGTATLLLASLMFTSRLVPRAIAVLGLAGGALVSGSAVAVMFGAYEQLSMVGFLVALPVFAWEVSLAVWLILKGFSPSALAAINAPRAGTAVVAGVSR; this is translated from the coding sequence ATGAATGCAACACGGCGAGCCGCCGTCGTCACCGGCGTGTTCTTCCTTCTCACCGAGATCAGCGCAATCGGCGGCATGATCCTCTACGGCCCCCTGCTGGCAGGGACGGACTACATCGTCAGCACGGGCACCGACACCAACGTATTGCTCGGTGCCATGTTCGAAATTGTCCTGGTGATTTCCAACGTCGGGACCGCGATTGCCGTGTACCCGATCGTCAGGCGGCACAGTGAATCCCTCGCGCTGGGCTACCTGGGCGCCCGCCTGCTTGAGTCCGCCATCATCGTGGTCGGCATCATCAGCCTCCTCACGGTCGTGACCCTGAAACAGGATCTGGCCGGCACGTCCGACGCCGATCCGGCCACGCTCGTCACCGTCGGCAGGTCACTTCTGGCCATCCATGAATGGACTTTCCTGTTCGGGCCGAACTTCGCCCTTGGAACCGCCACGCTGCTGCTGGCGTCCCTGATGTTTACGTCCCGCCTCGTGCCGCGCGCCATCGCCGTGCTTGGCCTGGCCGGTGGCGCGCTGGTCTCCGGATCGGCAGTCGCCGTGATGTTCGGAGCCTACGAACAGCTCTCGATGGTCGGGTTCCTGGTGGCGCTTCCGGTGTTCGCCTGGGAGGTCTCCCTCGCCGTCTGGCTCATTCTGAAAGGGTTCTCCCCCTCGGCTCTCGCCGCGATCAATGCCCCGCGGGCCGGTACCGCCGTCGTCGCAGGTGTTTCACGATGA
- a CDS encoding TetR/AcrR family transcriptional regulator gives MAQQIEVERRVRLNRDRVLRAAVSLADEVGVGPLSMRRLAQELDVVPMALYKHVANKEELLDGMVEVIVGEIDPAVGGTDWKSAVRLRVLSARRVLQRHKWARRVLESRTNQTPAVLEYMDSFTGMFLAGGFSVDLTHHVMHAIGSRMWGFTQELFESTAGPNAEAQAEVPPDVQEAMFREMSVRYPNIAQIATAARHEDDSVVGHGCDDQFEFEFALDLLLDGFERLHRQAWTSKHARLERG, from the coding sequence TTGGCTCAGCAGATTGAAGTGGAACGGCGGGTGCGCCTGAACCGGGACCGGGTGCTGCGGGCAGCCGTCTCGCTCGCCGACGAGGTGGGCGTCGGGCCGCTCAGCATGCGCAGGCTCGCCCAGGAACTCGATGTGGTACCGATGGCGCTATACAAGCACGTAGCCAACAAGGAAGAACTTCTCGATGGCATGGTTGAAGTCATCGTCGGCGAGATCGATCCGGCAGTCGGTGGTACAGACTGGAAGAGCGCAGTCCGGCTTCGGGTGCTCTCGGCGAGGCGCGTGCTCCAGCGGCACAAATGGGCCCGTCGGGTCCTGGAATCCCGCACCAACCAGACCCCTGCCGTACTTGAGTACATGGACTCGTTCACCGGCATGTTCCTGGCCGGCGGCTTCTCGGTCGATCTCACGCACCACGTCATGCACGCCATCGGGAGCCGGATGTGGGGCTTCACCCAGGAACTCTTCGAATCGACAGCCGGTCCGAACGCTGAAGCACAGGCTGAGGTGCCGCCGGATGTTCAGGAAGCCATGTTCCGCGAGATGTCCGTGCGATATCCGAACATCGCGCAGATTGCCACGGCCGCCAGGCACGAGGATGACTCGGTGGTGGGGCATGGCTGTGATGACCAGTTTGAGTTCGAGTTCGCCCTCGACCTGCTCCTGGACGGCTTCGAGCGACTCCACCGGCAGGCCTGGACGTCGAAGCACGCGAGGCTGGAGCGGGGATAG
- a CDS encoding cupin domain-containing protein — protein sequence MSASATIDYGNERAYRRVMNTKFGPVGDEVGTVVRFGDAFTARTLLDAVTTGERFSLVEHLLALRELGAPLHMHSREDEFTIITKGRVGFLLGDEVFYAGPGELVLKPRDQWHTFWNAGNEQARMLEIISPAGFEKYFEEIEPFFPEGAPPDLDAMAEANARYGLQMDFESLPQLIDRFDLTAPLEMGAPPPVQGT from the coding sequence ATGAGCGCATCTGCCACCATTGATTACGGAAATGAGCGGGCGTATCGTCGCGTCATGAACACGAAATTCGGACCGGTCGGCGATGAGGTCGGCACCGTCGTTCGGTTCGGCGATGCCTTCACCGCCCGAACCCTTCTGGATGCAGTCACAACGGGGGAAAGGTTCTCCCTTGTCGAGCATTTGCTGGCCTTGCGCGAACTCGGAGCTCCCCTCCATATGCACAGCCGCGAGGACGAATTCACGATCATCACCAAGGGTCGGGTCGGCTTTCTTCTCGGGGATGAGGTGTTTTACGCGGGCCCGGGGGAATTGGTACTAAAGCCCCGGGATCAATGGCACACCTTTTGGAACGCCGGCAATGAGCAGGCACGAATGCTTGAGATTATTTCTCCGGCAGGATTCGAAAAGTACTTCGAGGAGATCGAGCCCTTCTTTCCAGAAGGAGCCCCACCAGACCTTGACGCGATGGCCGAAGCTAATGCTAGGTACGGCCTTCAGATGGACTTCGAATCCCTGCCGCAACTGATCGACCGCTTCGATTTGACCGCTCCATTGGAGATGGGCGCGCCCCCACCTGTCCAGGGCACATGA
- a CDS encoding NAD(P)-dependent alcohol dehydrogenase, which produces MRAAAYRQFGPPEVVRIEETPKPAPRPGEVLIKVHASTLSAADRRARSRSVPRGLEAMAALALGIFRPRTRVLGMDVAGVVEAVGPDVSAFTPGDEVIAMLGARFGGHAEYVSVPQHGAITAKPRNMSFEQAVTLVFGGLTAHGFLTRAAIGPGGTVLINGASGAVGTAAVQLAKQLGARVTAVCSDANRDLVIALGADRAIDYATEDFTAGAQTYDVIMDCVGNATFERAETSINPGGALLLVIADLKAILLASGRSRQGGKLVSAGNIKYTAEDLAFLVSLAEAGRYQAVIDRTYDLSDIVQAHRFVDAGRKRGNVVVRVADDAAESPAPKPETCTVQDRTRRRPGTPHRSRTNR; this is translated from the coding sequence ATGAGGGCCGCCGCCTACCGGCAGTTCGGCCCACCGGAGGTCGTCCGCATCGAGGAGACCCCCAAGCCCGCACCGCGCCCCGGTGAAGTGCTGATCAAAGTCCATGCCAGCACGCTCAGCGCCGCGGACCGCCGCGCCCGCAGCCGCAGCGTTCCCAGGGGACTTGAGGCGATGGCCGCACTGGCCCTCGGCATCTTCAGGCCCCGGACCCGTGTCCTCGGGATGGATGTTGCCGGCGTAGTGGAGGCCGTGGGCCCGGACGTGAGCGCATTCACGCCAGGCGATGAGGTGATCGCGATGCTCGGCGCCAGGTTCGGCGGCCACGCCGAGTACGTGTCGGTTCCGCAGCACGGGGCCATCACGGCCAAACCCCGCAACATGAGCTTCGAGCAGGCCGTGACCCTGGTTTTCGGCGGACTCACGGCACACGGTTTCCTGACCAGAGCGGCCATCGGGCCCGGCGGCACCGTCCTGATCAACGGAGCCTCCGGTGCCGTGGGAACGGCTGCGGTACAGCTCGCCAAACAGCTGGGCGCGCGCGTCACCGCTGTGTGCAGCGACGCCAACAGGGACCTGGTCATCGCCCTGGGCGCAGACCGGGCGATCGACTACGCCACCGAGGACTTCACCGCCGGGGCCCAGACCTACGACGTGATCATGGACTGTGTCGGCAACGCCACTTTCGAGAGGGCCGAAACGTCCATCAACCCGGGCGGGGCCCTGCTGCTCGTCATCGCCGACCTCAAGGCGATCCTTCTCGCGTCCGGCCGGAGCCGGCAAGGCGGAAAACTGGTCAGCGCGGGCAACATCAAGTACACCGCTGAAGACCTGGCATTCCTCGTCAGCCTCGCTGAAGCGGGCCGGTATCAGGCTGTCATCGACCGGACCTACGACCTCTCCGACATCGTCCAGGCCCATCGCTTTGTCGACGCGGGACGCAAGAGGGGCAACGTCGTCGTGCGGGTTGCAGACGACGCAGCGGAGAGCCCGGCGCCAAAGCCTGAGACATGCACCGTTCAGGACAGAACCAGACGCCGGCCCGGGACGCCACACCGTTCCCGGACGAATCGTTAG